From Medicago truncatula cultivar Jemalong A17 chromosome 7, MtrunA17r5.0-ANR, whole genome shotgun sequence, a single genomic window includes:
- the LOC11439976 gene encoding receptor-like kinase TMK4 — protein sequence MAPSKSKVKHVLLFLSFYILQMTIGDDGTFMSKLAKSLSPTPSGWSISSNFCTWNGVKCDQAHRVTSIDLSSKSLNGTLPSDLNSLSQLTSLFLQSNSLSGALPSLANLALLQTVSLGQNNFLSVPVGCFKGLTDLQTLSMSFNNDLAPWTFPTDLAESSSLVSLDLGGTNLEGSLPDIFDSLVNLQELRLSYNNLTGDLPKSFSVSGIKNMWLNNQNDMFGFTGSIDVLASMTHAAQVWLMKNKFTGEIPDLSKCTNLFDLQLRDNQLTGVVPPSLMVLSSLRNVTLDNNQLQGPFPSFGKGVRFIPNEPDFNSFCRNTSGPCDPRVTNMLHIAGDFRYPLKLASSWKGNNPCQNWRFVVCSGEKIITVNLAKQKLKGIISPAFANLTDLRNLYLGDNNLIGSIPESLTSLAHLQILDVSNNNLSGEVPKFSSMLRFDSTGNVLLGLGSSSQKSTSSLLLLAWILGASFGVGAVLFIAMIVCKREGYLSLVQTRIFKKTRISIDQDHIEDFIKRYNLSVPKRYSYAEVKRFTNSFRDKLGQGGYGVVYKASLPDGRHVAVKVISECKGDGEEFINEVASISKTSHVNIVSLLGFCYEKNKSALIYEFMSNGSLDKFIYKSGFPNAICDLDWNTMFHIAISIARGLEYLHQGCISRILHLDIKPQNILLDEDFCPKISDFGLAKICQKKESVVSLLGTRGTIGFIAPEVFSRAFGGVSSKSDVYSYGMLTLEITGERKSRDTRGSDMTEMYFPDWIYKDLEQGNTLSNNLTISEEENDIVKKITMVSLWCIQTNPSERPSMSKVIEMLQGPLHSIPYPPKPVLFSPERFSLQMLDTSSSNLYDSNSIIIEKE from the exons ATGGCTCCCTCAAAATCAAAAGTGAAACATGTGTTATTGTTCCTAAGTTTCTATATTCTCCAAATGACCATTGGAGACGATGGCACTTTCATGTCAAAGCTAGCAAAATCTTTGAGTCCTACTCCGTCAGGTTGGTCAATTAGCAGCAACTTCTGCACCTGGAACGGTGTAAAATGTGACCAAGCACACCGAGTAACATCTATCGACCTTTCTTCCAAGTCACTCAATGGAACACTTCCTTCCGATCTCAACTCGCTCTCCCAACTCACCTCCCTCTTTCTTCAGTCCAACTCTCTTTCTGGCGCATTACCATCACTCGCTAACCTCGCCTTGCTTCAAACGGTTTCCCTTGGCCAAAACAACTTCTTATCAGTTCCTGTTGGCTGCTTCAAAGGACTCACTGACCTCCAAACACTCTCCATGAGTTTCAACAATGACCTTGCTCCATGGACGTTTCCAACAGACTTGGCTGAGTCTTCCAGCCTAGTCTCACTTGACCTTGGAGGTACCAATCTCGAGGGTTCCCTGCCCGATATATTTGATTCTTTAGTCAATTTGCAGGAGCTTCGGCTCTCATATAACAATCTCACAGGGGATTTGCCCAAGTCTTTCTCAGTATCTGGCATTAAGAACATGTGGCTCAATAATCAGAACGACATGTTCGGGTTTACAGGCTCTATTGACGTGCTTGCTTCAATGACTCACGCGGCTCAAGTTTGGCTTATGAAGAACAAGTTCACTGGTGAAATTCCTGATTTGTCCAAGTGTACCAATTTATTTGATCTACAACTTCGGGATAATCAGTTAACAGGTGTTGTTCCGCCTTCTTTAATGGTTTTGTCCAGTTTGCGAAACGTTACCTTGGACAACAATCAATTGCAGGGTCCTTTTCCTTCTTTTGGGAAAGGTGTACGGTTCATTCCTAATGAACCTGATTTCAATAGCTTTTGTCGAAACACTTCTGGACCTTGCGATCCACGAGTCACTAATATGCTCCATATTGCCGGAGATTTTCGGTATCCCCTTAAACTGGCTAGTTCTTGGAAAGGGAACAATCCTTGTCAAAACTGGAGATTCGTTGTGTGTTCAGGGGAGAAGATTATTACAGTGAACTTGGCGAAACAGAAATTGAAAGGAATCATTTCACCTGCATTTGCAAATTTAACTGATTTGAGGAACTTGTATTTGGGTGATAACAATTTGATTGGTTCAATACCTGAGAGCTTGACAAGTTTGGCACATCTTCAGATTTTGGATGTATCTAACAACAATCTATCTGGAGAGGTTCCTAAATTCTCATCTATGCTGAGATTCGATTCAACTGGTAATGTTTTGCTTGGACTTGGAAGTTCATCTCAAAAGTCTACTTCTTCTTTGTTGTTGCTGGCTTGGATTCTAG GGGCATCATTTGGTGTAGGAGCTGTACTATTTATTGCGATGATTGTTTGTAAACGTGAGGGGTATCTAAGTTTAGTACAAACAAGGATCTTCAAGAAAACAAGAATATCTATCGACCAAGATCATATTGAGGATTTCATAAAAAGATATAATTTGTCGGTGCCAAAGCGGTATAGTTATGCAGAAGTGAAAAGGTTCACAAACTCATTTCGAGATAAGTTGGGTCAAGGAGGATATGGTGTTGTGTACAAAGCAAGTTTACCTGATGGCCGTCATGTTGCGGTGAAAGTAATAAGTGAGTGCAAGGGAGACGGAGAAGAATTTATAAATGAAGTTGCAAGCATAAGTAAAACATCACATGTGAACATTGTCTCACTTTTGGGTTTTTGTtatgaaaagaacaaaagtgCATTGATATATGAATTCATGTCCAATGGGTCATTAGATAAGTTCATATATAAAAGTGGATTTCCAAATGCTATTTGTGATTTGGATTGGAACACAATGTTCCATATTGCAATTAGCATTGCTAGAGGACTAGAGTACTTACATCAAGGTTGTATTTCAAGAATTTTGCATCTTGATATCAAACCTCAAAACATTCTTTTAGATGAAGATTTTTGTCCAAAAATATCTGATTTTGGTCTAGCTAAAATATGTCAAAAGAAAGAGAGTGTTGTTTCCCTACTTGGCACAAGAGGAACTATAGGCTTCATAGCACCCGAGGTATTCAGTCGAGCATTTGGTGGAGTTTCTTCTAAGTCTGATGTATACAGTTATGGCATGTTGACTCTCGAAATAACCGGAGAAAGAAAGAGTCGTGATACTAGAGGGTCTGATATGACTGAAATGTACTTTCCGGATTGGATATATAAGGATCTTGAGCAAGGTAAtactctttcaaataatttaacaATCTCCGAAGAAGAAAATGATATCGTAAAGAAGATTACTATGGTGAGTTTATGGTGCATTCAAACAAATCCATCAGAGAGACCATCAATGAGTAAAGTAATAGAAATGCTACAAGGACCACTTCATTCAATACCGTATCCTCCAAAGCCCGTCTTATTTTCTCCAGAAAGGTTTTCTTTACAAATGTTAGATACGTCTTCTAGTAATCTTTATGACTCAAATTCAATTATAATagagaaagaataa